One Saimiri boliviensis isolate mSaiBol1 chromosome 17, mSaiBol1.pri, whole genome shotgun sequence genomic window carries:
- the CLUH gene encoding clustered mitochondria protein homolog isoform X3: MVIKTDELPAAAPADSTREHGSQAGGKGRPGAAELPSVMLLNGDCPESLEKEGAAEPPRENGLDEAEPGDETTGQEVIVIQDTGFSVKILAPGIEPFSLQVSPQEMVQEIHQVLMDREDTCHRTCFSLHLDGNMLDHFSELRSVEGLQEGSVLRVVEEPYTVREARIHVRHVRDLLKSLDPSDAFNGVDCNSLSFLSVFTDGDLGDSGKRKKGLEMDPIDCTPPEYILPGSRERPLCPLQPQNRDWKPLQCLKVLTMSGWNPPPGNRKMHGDLMYLFVITAEDRQVSITASTRGFYLNQSTAYHFNPKPASPRFLSHSLVELLNQISPTFKKNFAVLQKKRVQRHPFERIATPFQVYSWTAPQAEHAMDCVRAEDAYTSRLGYEEHIPGQTRDWNEELQTTRELPRKNLPERLLRERAIFKVHSDFTAAATRGAMAVIDGNVMAINPSEETKMQMFIWNNIFFSLGFDVRDHYKDFGGDVAAYVAPTNDLNGVRTYNVVDVEGLYTLGTVVVDYRGYRVTAQSIIPGILERDQEQSVIYGSIDFGKTVVSHPRYLELLERTSRPLKILRHRVLNDRDEEVELCSSVECKGIIGNDGRHYILDLLRTFPPDLNFLPVPGEELPEECARAGFPRAHRHKLCCLRQELVDAFVEHRYLLFMKLAALQLMQQKASQLETPSSLENGGPSSMESKPEDPPGPEAGSEEEGSSASGLAKVKELAETIAADDGTADPRSREVIRNACKAVGSISSTAFDIRFNPDIFSPGVRFPESCQDEVRDQKQLLKDAAAFLLSCQIPGLVKDCTEHAVLPMDGATLAEVMRQRGINMRYLGKVLELVLRSPARQQLDHIYKIGIGELITRSAKHIFKTYLQGVELSGLSAAISHFLNCFLSSYPNPVAHLPADELVSKKRSKRRKNRPPGAADNTAWAVMTPQELWRNICQEAKNYFDFSLECETVDQAVETYGLQKITLLREISLKTGIQVLLKEYSFDSRHKPAFTEEDVLNIFPVVKHVNPKASDAFHFFQSGQAKVQQGFLKEGCELINEALNLFNNVYGAMHVETCACLRLLARLHYIMGDYVEALSNQQKAVLMSERVMGIEHPNTIQEYMHLALYCFASSQLSTALSLLYRARYLMLLVFGEDHPEMALLDNNIGLVLHGVMEYDLSLRFLENALAVSTKYHGPKALKVALSHHLVARVYESKAEFRSALQHEKEGYTIYKTQLGEDHEKTKESSEYLKCLTQQAVALQRTMNEIYRNGSSANIPPLKFTAPSMASVLEQLNVINGILFIPLSQKDLENLKAEVARRQQLQEASRNRDKVEEPMATEPEPEPSGGPEDLGSEPQAAKDPSPSVQG; encoded by the exons ATGGTCATCAAGACGGACGAGTTGCCGGCGGCCGCCCCGGCCGACAGCACCCGGGAGCACGGCTCCCAGGCCGGGGGCAAGGGGCGGCCGGGCGCGGCCG AGCTGCCATCAGTCATGCTGCTGAACGGGGACTGCCCAGAGAGCCTGGAGAAGGAGGGGGCGGCCGAGCCACCCAGGGAAAATGGGCTGGACGAGGCCGAGCCGGGAGACGAGACCACTGGCCAGGAAGTCATTGTCATTCAGGACACGGGTTTTTCCGTGAAGATCCTGGCCCCCGGGATCGAGCCCTTCTCCCTGCAG GTGTCCCCCCAAGAGATGGTACAGGAGATCCACCAGGTGCTCATGGACCGGGAAGACACATGTCACCGCACCTGCTTCTCTCTGCACCTGGATGGCAACATGCTGGACCATTTCTCTGAACTGCGCAGCGTGGAGGGGCTGCAGGAGGGCTCTGTGCTGCGTGTGGTGGAAG AGCCGTACACGGTGCGAGAGGCCCGTATCCATGTGCGCCACGTCCGCGACCTTCTCAAGAGCCTGGACCCATCTGACGCCTTCAACGGGGTGGACTGCAACTCCTTGTCCTTCCTCAGCGTCTTCACTGATGGCGACCTGGGAG ACAGCGGGAAGCGGAAGAAGGGCCTGGAGATGGACCCCATCGACTGCACGCCACCCGAGTACATCCTGCCAGGGAGCCGGGAGCGGCCACTGTGTCCCCTGCAGCCCCAAAACCGGGACTGGAAG CCCCTGCAGTGCTTGAAGGTGCTCACCATGAGTGGCTGGAACCCGCCGCCAGGGAACCGCAAGATGCACGGGGACCTCATGTACCTGTTTGTGATCACGGCCGAGGACCGGCAAGTCAGCATCACCGCATCCACGCGGGGCTTCTACCTGAATCA GTCCACAGCTTACCACTTCAACCCCAAGCCCGCCAGCCCCCGCTTCCTGAGCCATTCCCTCGTGGAGCTGCTCAACCAGATCAGCCCCACCTTCAAGAAGAACTTTGCGGTGCTGCAGAAGAAAAG GGTCCAGCGCCACCCGTTCGAGAGGATCGCCACCCCCTTCCAGGTGTACAGCTGGACGGCACCCCAGGCGGAGCATGCCATGGATTGTGTGCGCGCAGAGGATGCCTACACCTCGAGGCTGGGCTACGAGGAGCACATTCCTGGACAG ACCCGAGACTGGAACGAGGAGCTTCAGACGACGAGGGAGCTGCCTCGCAAGAACCTGCCTGAGCGGCTGCTTCGAGAAAGAGCCATCTTTAAG GTGCACAGCGACTTCACCGCGGCAGCCACGAGGGGTGCCATGGCGGTCATCGACGGCAACGTGATGGCCATCAACCCCAGCGAGGAGACCAAGATGCAGATGTTCATCTGGAACAACATCTTCTTCAGCCTGGGCTTTGACGTGCGCGACCACTACAAGGACTTCGGCGGGGATGTCGCCGCCTACGTGGCACCCACCAACGACCTCAACGGCGTCCGCACGTACAACGTGGTGGACGTGGAGGGGCTCTacacgctgggcacggtggtagtCGATTACCGCGGCTACCGGGTCACGGCCCAGTCCATCATCCCCGGCATTCTGGAGCGGGATCAGGAGCAGAGCGTCATCTACGGCTCCATCGACTTCGGCAAGACCGTGGTGTCACACCCGCGGTACCTGGAGCTGCTGGAGCGCACGAGTCGGCCCCTCAAGATCCTGCGGCACCGCGTGCTCAACGACCGAGACGAAGAGGTGGAGCTCTGCTCCTCAGTGGAGTGCAAGGGCATCATCGGCAACGATGGGCGCCATTACATCCTCGACCTGCTGCGCACCTTCCCGCCCGACCTCAACTTCCTGCCCGTGCCCGGCGAGGAGCTGCCAGAGGAGTGTGCCCGCGCTGGCTTCCCACGCGCCCACCGCCACAAGCTCTGCTGCCTGCGCCAGGAGCTGGTGGATGCCTTCGTGGAGCACAG GTACCTCCTCTTTATGAAGCTGGCCGCCCTGCAGCTAATGCAGCAGAAAGCCAGCCAGCTGGAGACCCCCTCCTCCCTGGAAAATGGGGGTCCTTCCTCCATGGAGTCCAAGCCTGAGGACCCCCCGGGACCGGAGGCGGGAAGTGAGGAGGAGGGCAGCAGTGCCAGCGGCCTGGCCAAGGTCAAGGAGCTGGCGGAGACCATCGCTGCAGACGACGGCACAG CAGACCCTCGGAGCCGGGAGGTGATCCGCAATGCGTGCAAGGCGGTCGGCTCCATCAGCAGCACAGCCTTCGACATTCGCTTCAACCCTGACATCTTCTCACCAG ggGTTCGCTTCCCTGAGTCCTGCCAGGATGAAGTTCGGGACCAGAAGCAGCTGCTGAAGGATGCGGCTGCCTTCCTGCTCTCCTGCCAGATCCCCGGCTTG GTGAAGGACTGCACGGAGCATGCGGTGCTGCCCATGGATGGAGCGACGCTGGCCGAGGTGATGCGCCAGCGTGGCATCAACATGCGCTACCTGGGCAAGGTGCTGGAGCTGGTGCTGCGTAGCCCTGCCCGCCAGCAGCTGGACCACATCTAT AAAATCGGTATTGGAGAGCTCATCACCCGCTCTGCCAAGCACATCTTCAAGACGTACTTACAG GGAGTCGAGCTCTCCGGCCTCTCAGCTGCCATCAGCCACTTTCTGAACTGCTTCCTGAGCTCCTACCCCAACCCCGTGGCCCACCTGCCAGCCGACGAGCTGGTCTCCAAGAAAAGGAGTAAGCGGAGGAAAAACCGGCCCCCAGGGGCTGCGGATAACACAGCCTGGGCCGTCATGACCCCCCAGGAGCTCTGGAGGAACATCTGCCAGGAGGCCAAGAACTACTTTGACTTCAGCCTCGAGTG TGAGACCGTGGACCAGGCTGTGGAGACGTACGGCCTGCAGAAGATCACGCTCCTGCGGGAGATCTCGCTGAAAACAGGGATCCAG GTCCTGCTGAAGGAATACAGCTTTGACAGTCGCCACAAGCCCGCGTTCACCGAGGAGGACGTGCTCAACATCTTCCCTGTGGTCAAGCATGTCAACCCCAAGGCCTCGGACGCCTTCCATTTCTTCCAGAGCGGGCAGGCCAAAGTGCAGCAGG GTTTCCTGAAGGAGGGCTGTGAGCTCATCAATGAGGCCCTGAACCTGTTCAACAATGTCTATGGAGCCATGCATGTGGAGACCTGCGCCTGCCTGCGCCTCCTCGCCCGCCTGCACTACATCATGGGTGACTATGTAGAG GCACTGAGTAACCAGCAGAAGGCAGTGTTGATGAGTGAGCGGGTAATGGGCATCGAGCACCCCAACACCATCCAGGAATAC ATGCACCTGGCCCTGTACTGCTTTGCCAGCAGCCAGCTGTCCACCGCCCTGAGCCTGCTGTACCGTGCCCGCTACCTCATGCTGCTGGTGTTCGGCGAAGACCACCCCGAGATGGCGCTGCTGGAC AACAACATCGGGCTGGTGCTGCACGGGGTCATGGAGTACGACCTGTCCCTGCGCTTCCTGGAGAACGCGCTGGCTGTCAGCACCAAGTACCACGGGCCCAAGGCCCTCAAGGTGGCCCTCAG CCACCACCTTGTCGCCCGAGTCTACGAGAGCAAAGCTGAGTTCCGGTCGGCTCTGCAGCACGAGAAGGAGGGCTACACCATCTACAAGACGCAG CTGGGCGAGGACCATGAGAAGACCAAGGAGAGCTCCGAGTACCTCAAGTGCCTGACCCAGCAGGCCGTGGCTCTGCAGCGCACCATGAACGAGATTTACCGCAACGGCTCCAGCGCCAACATCCCGCCCCTCAAG TTCACAGCCCCCAGCATGGCCAGCGTCTTGGAGCAGCTGAACGTCATCAACGGCATCCTCTTCATTCCTCTCAG CCAAAAAGACTTGGAGAATCTGAAAGCCGAGGTGGCACGGCGGCAGCAGCTCCAGGAGGCCAGCAGAAACAGGGATAAGGTCGAGGAGCCTATGGCCACCGAGCCTGAGCCTGAGCCCTCGGGTGGCCCAGAAGACCTGGGCTCTGAGCCCCAGGCAGCCAAGGACCCTTCTCCGAGCGTGCAGGGATAG
- the CLUH gene encoding clustered mitochondria protein homolog isoform X1 — MAWARVCASCCQQLAEAVLFTPTGVGADERTPLLGPASASLSPRPSILRGSGTPNAGSSSPPTSFAGSDLPCRGQRVVGLNAESSSSRGSGATGFSWPSAVLLADLEQNARQGECALPGAAQAGLASLKPEASRSSSPGPSGCMRARVAAEAGTGDPGSAGPELGSHLPCSHGHPETPELRGGQLPAAPELPSVMLLNGDCPESLEKEGAAEPPRENGLDEAEPGDETTGQEVIVIQDTGFSVKILAPGIEPFSLQVSPQEMVQEIHQVLMDREDTCHRTCFSLHLDGNMLDHFSELRSVEGLQEGSVLRVVEEPYTVREARIHVRHVRDLLKSLDPSDAFNGVDCNSLSFLSVFTDGDLGDSGKRKKGLEMDPIDCTPPEYILPGSRERPLCPLQPQNRDWKPLQCLKVLTMSGWNPPPGNRKMHGDLMYLFVITAEDRQVSITASTRGFYLNQSTAYHFNPKPASPRFLSHSLVELLNQISPTFKKNFAVLQKKRVQRHPFERIATPFQVYSWTAPQAEHAMDCVRAEDAYTSRLGYEEHIPGQTRDWNEELQTTRELPRKNLPERLLRERAIFKVHSDFTAAATRGAMAVIDGNVMAINPSEETKMQMFIWNNIFFSLGFDVRDHYKDFGGDVAAYVAPTNDLNGVRTYNVVDVEGLYTLGTVVVDYRGYRVTAQSIIPGILERDQEQSVIYGSIDFGKTVVSHPRYLELLERTSRPLKILRHRVLNDRDEEVELCSSVECKGIIGNDGRHYILDLLRTFPPDLNFLPVPGEELPEECARAGFPRAHRHKLCCLRQELVDAFVEHRYLLFMKLAALQLMQQKASQLETPSSLENGGPSSMESKPEDPPGPEAGSEEEGSSASGLAKVKELAETIAADDGTADPRSREVIRNACKAVGSISSTAFDIRFNPDIFSPGVRFPESCQDEVRDQKQLLKDAAAFLLSCQIPGLVKDCTEHAVLPMDGATLAEVMRQRGINMRYLGKVLELVLRSPARQQLDHIYKIGIGELITRSAKHIFKTYLQGVELSGLSAAISHFLNCFLSSYPNPVAHLPADELVSKKRSKRRKNRPPGAADNTAWAVMTPQELWRNICQEAKNYFDFSLECETVDQAVETYGLQKITLLREISLKTGIQVLLKEYSFDSRHKPAFTEEDVLNIFPVVKHVNPKASDAFHFFQSGQAKVQQGFLKEGCELINEALNLFNNVYGAMHVETCACLRLLARLHYIMGDYVEALSNQQKAVLMSERVMGIEHPNTIQEYMHLALYCFASSQLSTALSLLYRARYLMLLVFGEDHPEMALLDNNIGLVLHGVMEYDLSLRFLENALAVSTKYHGPKALKVALSHHLVARVYESKAEFRSALQHEKEGYTIYKTQLGEDHEKTKESSEYLKCLTQQAVALQRTMNEIYRNGSSANIPPLKFTAPSMASVLEQLNVINGILFIPLSQKDLENLKAEVARRQQLQEASRNRDKVEEPMATEPEPEPSGGPEDLGSEPQAAKDPSPSVQG; from the exons ATGGCCTGGGCCCGGGTCTGTGCCAGCTGTTGCCAGCAGCTGGCCGAAGCGGTCCTGTTCACCCCCACTGGGGTGGGAGCCGACGAGAGGACCCCCTTGCTGGGCCCTGCCTCTGCCAGCCTATCTCCTAGGCCCTCGATCTTGAGGGGTTCAGGTACCCCAAATGCTGGGTCCTCCAGTCCTCCTACCAGCTTTGCCGGCAGTGACCTCCCCTGTAGGGGGCAGAGGGTGGTGGGTCTGAATGCTGAAAGCAGCTCCTCCAGGGGTTCTGGGGCCACCGGGTTCTCCTGGCCCTCAGCCGTCCTTCTGGCCGACCTTGAGCAGAATGCCAGGCAGGGGGAGTGTGCCCTTCCTGGGGCTGCCCAAGCAGGCCTGGCCTCACTGAAACCCGAAGCCAGCCGGAGCTCCAGCCCTGGGCCGAGCGGCTGCATGAGGGCAAGGGTAGCAGCAGAGGCTGGAACTGGGGACCCGGGCAGTGCTGGGCCTGAGCTGGGGAGCCACCTGCCTTGCAGCCACGGCCATCCTGAGACTCCAGAGCTGAGGGGAGGGCAGCTGCCAGCTGCACCAG AGCTGCCATCAGTCATGCTGCTGAACGGGGACTGCCCAGAGAGCCTGGAGAAGGAGGGGGCGGCCGAGCCACCCAGGGAAAATGGGCTGGACGAGGCCGAGCCGGGAGACGAGACCACTGGCCAGGAAGTCATTGTCATTCAGGACACGGGTTTTTCCGTGAAGATCCTGGCCCCCGGGATCGAGCCCTTCTCCCTGCAG GTGTCCCCCCAAGAGATGGTACAGGAGATCCACCAGGTGCTCATGGACCGGGAAGACACATGTCACCGCACCTGCTTCTCTCTGCACCTGGATGGCAACATGCTGGACCATTTCTCTGAACTGCGCAGCGTGGAGGGGCTGCAGGAGGGCTCTGTGCTGCGTGTGGTGGAAG AGCCGTACACGGTGCGAGAGGCCCGTATCCATGTGCGCCACGTCCGCGACCTTCTCAAGAGCCTGGACCCATCTGACGCCTTCAACGGGGTGGACTGCAACTCCTTGTCCTTCCTCAGCGTCTTCACTGATGGCGACCTGGGAG ACAGCGGGAAGCGGAAGAAGGGCCTGGAGATGGACCCCATCGACTGCACGCCACCCGAGTACATCCTGCCAGGGAGCCGGGAGCGGCCACTGTGTCCCCTGCAGCCCCAAAACCGGGACTGGAAG CCCCTGCAGTGCTTGAAGGTGCTCACCATGAGTGGCTGGAACCCGCCGCCAGGGAACCGCAAGATGCACGGGGACCTCATGTACCTGTTTGTGATCACGGCCGAGGACCGGCAAGTCAGCATCACCGCATCCACGCGGGGCTTCTACCTGAATCA GTCCACAGCTTACCACTTCAACCCCAAGCCCGCCAGCCCCCGCTTCCTGAGCCATTCCCTCGTGGAGCTGCTCAACCAGATCAGCCCCACCTTCAAGAAGAACTTTGCGGTGCTGCAGAAGAAAAG GGTCCAGCGCCACCCGTTCGAGAGGATCGCCACCCCCTTCCAGGTGTACAGCTGGACGGCACCCCAGGCGGAGCATGCCATGGATTGTGTGCGCGCAGAGGATGCCTACACCTCGAGGCTGGGCTACGAGGAGCACATTCCTGGACAG ACCCGAGACTGGAACGAGGAGCTTCAGACGACGAGGGAGCTGCCTCGCAAGAACCTGCCTGAGCGGCTGCTTCGAGAAAGAGCCATCTTTAAG GTGCACAGCGACTTCACCGCGGCAGCCACGAGGGGTGCCATGGCGGTCATCGACGGCAACGTGATGGCCATCAACCCCAGCGAGGAGACCAAGATGCAGATGTTCATCTGGAACAACATCTTCTTCAGCCTGGGCTTTGACGTGCGCGACCACTACAAGGACTTCGGCGGGGATGTCGCCGCCTACGTGGCACCCACCAACGACCTCAACGGCGTCCGCACGTACAACGTGGTGGACGTGGAGGGGCTCTacacgctgggcacggtggtagtCGATTACCGCGGCTACCGGGTCACGGCCCAGTCCATCATCCCCGGCATTCTGGAGCGGGATCAGGAGCAGAGCGTCATCTACGGCTCCATCGACTTCGGCAAGACCGTGGTGTCACACCCGCGGTACCTGGAGCTGCTGGAGCGCACGAGTCGGCCCCTCAAGATCCTGCGGCACCGCGTGCTCAACGACCGAGACGAAGAGGTGGAGCTCTGCTCCTCAGTGGAGTGCAAGGGCATCATCGGCAACGATGGGCGCCATTACATCCTCGACCTGCTGCGCACCTTCCCGCCCGACCTCAACTTCCTGCCCGTGCCCGGCGAGGAGCTGCCAGAGGAGTGTGCCCGCGCTGGCTTCCCACGCGCCCACCGCCACAAGCTCTGCTGCCTGCGCCAGGAGCTGGTGGATGCCTTCGTGGAGCACAG GTACCTCCTCTTTATGAAGCTGGCCGCCCTGCAGCTAATGCAGCAGAAAGCCAGCCAGCTGGAGACCCCCTCCTCCCTGGAAAATGGGGGTCCTTCCTCCATGGAGTCCAAGCCTGAGGACCCCCCGGGACCGGAGGCGGGAAGTGAGGAGGAGGGCAGCAGTGCCAGCGGCCTGGCCAAGGTCAAGGAGCTGGCGGAGACCATCGCTGCAGACGACGGCACAG CAGACCCTCGGAGCCGGGAGGTGATCCGCAATGCGTGCAAGGCGGTCGGCTCCATCAGCAGCACAGCCTTCGACATTCGCTTCAACCCTGACATCTTCTCACCAG ggGTTCGCTTCCCTGAGTCCTGCCAGGATGAAGTTCGGGACCAGAAGCAGCTGCTGAAGGATGCGGCTGCCTTCCTGCTCTCCTGCCAGATCCCCGGCTTG GTGAAGGACTGCACGGAGCATGCGGTGCTGCCCATGGATGGAGCGACGCTGGCCGAGGTGATGCGCCAGCGTGGCATCAACATGCGCTACCTGGGCAAGGTGCTGGAGCTGGTGCTGCGTAGCCCTGCCCGCCAGCAGCTGGACCACATCTAT AAAATCGGTATTGGAGAGCTCATCACCCGCTCTGCCAAGCACATCTTCAAGACGTACTTACAG GGAGTCGAGCTCTCCGGCCTCTCAGCTGCCATCAGCCACTTTCTGAACTGCTTCCTGAGCTCCTACCCCAACCCCGTGGCCCACCTGCCAGCCGACGAGCTGGTCTCCAAGAAAAGGAGTAAGCGGAGGAAAAACCGGCCCCCAGGGGCTGCGGATAACACAGCCTGGGCCGTCATGACCCCCCAGGAGCTCTGGAGGAACATCTGCCAGGAGGCCAAGAACTACTTTGACTTCAGCCTCGAGTG TGAGACCGTGGACCAGGCTGTGGAGACGTACGGCCTGCAGAAGATCACGCTCCTGCGGGAGATCTCGCTGAAAACAGGGATCCAG GTCCTGCTGAAGGAATACAGCTTTGACAGTCGCCACAAGCCCGCGTTCACCGAGGAGGACGTGCTCAACATCTTCCCTGTGGTCAAGCATGTCAACCCCAAGGCCTCGGACGCCTTCCATTTCTTCCAGAGCGGGCAGGCCAAAGTGCAGCAGG GTTTCCTGAAGGAGGGCTGTGAGCTCATCAATGAGGCCCTGAACCTGTTCAACAATGTCTATGGAGCCATGCATGTGGAGACCTGCGCCTGCCTGCGCCTCCTCGCCCGCCTGCACTACATCATGGGTGACTATGTAGAG GCACTGAGTAACCAGCAGAAGGCAGTGTTGATGAGTGAGCGGGTAATGGGCATCGAGCACCCCAACACCATCCAGGAATAC ATGCACCTGGCCCTGTACTGCTTTGCCAGCAGCCAGCTGTCCACCGCCCTGAGCCTGCTGTACCGTGCCCGCTACCTCATGCTGCTGGTGTTCGGCGAAGACCACCCCGAGATGGCGCTGCTGGAC AACAACATCGGGCTGGTGCTGCACGGGGTCATGGAGTACGACCTGTCCCTGCGCTTCCTGGAGAACGCGCTGGCTGTCAGCACCAAGTACCACGGGCCCAAGGCCCTCAAGGTGGCCCTCAG CCACCACCTTGTCGCCCGAGTCTACGAGAGCAAAGCTGAGTTCCGGTCGGCTCTGCAGCACGAGAAGGAGGGCTACACCATCTACAAGACGCAG CTGGGCGAGGACCATGAGAAGACCAAGGAGAGCTCCGAGTACCTCAAGTGCCTGACCCAGCAGGCCGTGGCTCTGCAGCGCACCATGAACGAGATTTACCGCAACGGCTCCAGCGCCAACATCCCGCCCCTCAAG TTCACAGCCCCCAGCATGGCCAGCGTCTTGGAGCAGCTGAACGTCATCAACGGCATCCTCTTCATTCCTCTCAG CCAAAAAGACTTGGAGAATCTGAAAGCCGAGGTGGCACGGCGGCAGCAGCTCCAGGAGGCCAGCAGAAACAGGGATAAGGTCGAGGAGCCTATGGCCACCGAGCCTGAGCCTGAGCCCTCGGGTGGCCCAGAAGACCTGGGCTCTGAGCCCCAGGCAGCCAAGGACCCTTCTCCGAGCGTGCAGGGATAG